The window GTTCAAGGTGCttgaaatggaagaagaagttGAACAACAGAAGCTGATAAGAGATTCATTGGAGTTGGAAATTCAAGAACTTAGAGACAGATTATTAACTGTTGAAGACATCACTGAAAGTATGACTTCGGAGAGCTCTTGTTCAGCAGCATTTGATGAACAACGTTCAAGGTAGAGGAATCTTTATTTTACTCttcatagtactattatacACTCAAAATTGTTTGCAGACTTTAAATTGTTACTTTCAGGATGTTGCATCACAGGTCTCAGGAAAGTAGTGAGAACCGTCGTCGCATAAGATTTCTTGAAGAGGAGAATTCAAAACAAGCTAAAGAGGTTTGGTTACTTCTAATTATACCTAGATTTAGACTAGTGTTGCTGTATGCTAATGAATATGGTTTGACATATCTGCAGATCAGACGGTTCAAAGATTATATTTCTGAACTCATTCTGCACGCTGAAGCACAGGCATCTCAGTATCAACAAAGGGTAAAGTCTTTGGAGGGATCCTCCGCTTGTAGTTCAGATTGTTTTTGggaatgcataattggtaaagtaagagacatagaaagaaaaagtgactggagtattgttagtggagaatgagaccAAGTTTCCTTATATAGAAttggtctatttttaagggacatcctaaaatggcaaatgtggtctatttttaagggacggagggagtatatcttaaccatatattgttgaaaaaagaaaacctaTTTTTGGCCAATAGTATTCTGTATATTTAATAACCCCCGGTAAGCCTGCAATTTTgctcaaaaaagaaaataaaatagtaggcAGACAGTCTAGAATCATCGACTTGAACTTCCAAAGGAGTGAAATGTTGACCTCTCTATAAATATCATCGAGCAAGTTCTGAGCCTAGATGTGGCTTGGTATTCTGTGTTTGTCCTACCACAATCTTTTCATTTACTATTGTGTGTTAATGTCTTGTGAACAGTATAAGACCTTGGAAGCAATGGTTGATGAAGTTAAAACAGATGCAGCAAATGTATCTGCTGGGTGCATCTCAGAAAGAGCTGATAAAATTGCAGCGAGAACTAGAGGTTCGAGTTCACCATTCAGATGCATAAGTACTCTGGTTCAGCAGATGAACCAAGAGAAGGATCAGGAGTTGTCAAGTGCTAGTCTTCGTATAGAAGAGCTGGAGGCACTGGCAGCCAATAGGTATAAAGAGGTAAATAGACTATCTCAGCTGTCAgccattttcaaaaattgtcagcctgctaacatacatatatacattgTTTTAGTAAAGACTAATTCATTGTGGTTCcctcataattatattttcctGCTCGTGTTTGTCTTGGTATCtccttttgatatttttattcttatcgtGAATCCCTTTAAATAGTTAATGCCTATACTTTATATATCAGGTGTGTACACTGAATACTAAACTGGCAAGTGCTGAAAGCATGACACACGATGTCATTCGTGACTTACTCAGTGTCAAATTGGACATCTCGAATTATGCTGTAAGTGTAGGCTTGGATATTCAAgatattggaaaaaaaagttCTCCTTGGATCTAATGTTCTAAATTTTCGGTTCCTGCAGACTATCATTGAGCAACATCAACTGCAAAAGTTGATTGAGGAAGCTCATCAACATAAACAAGATTTTGTTGCTATGGTATATCCGACAACTTTGTggtgattttcttgatttatatctTGGATAACATTAAATTTTCTATGACTAGGAGCGCGAAATTGTCAACCTGAGGAGTGAAATTCATGAGTTAGAAGAACAACGAGAAAGGTGATTTTCAGTTAGTCATACTAAACATAAATCACAtcattgaaaatttaaatgctTGTTTAAAGAACGTTGGGTACAAATATGCTATGCATTCTCTGGCTAGTGATTTTCCATGAAGTCACTTCAAATCTCACCCCATCTTTCCTTTATCTGCAGATGCATCTCAGAAATTCATAAAACAAACACGGACCGACTTACCATTCAAATTGCTTTAGAACAATTACAGGAACGAGGTCAGTTGTTGATCGCACAAAATGATATGCTTAAGGTACGAGGCACTCTTTATTTGATCTTGTATAACACATTATCTCCTCATGTCATATAAAAGAAGCATTAATTTATGTGCATTTACTGTTAATATGCAAACAGATGGACAAGAGGAATCTACAAAAGAGGGTAGCTGAACTAGACGACATGGTTAGGAAGCTATTCAGCATGCAAGAGTCCCAACCCCCAAGTCGGAACCAACCCAGAAACTCAAGTTTCTCAAGGTCATTTGGATCCGATCTTTCTGAGAGGTTGGCCCACTCACAGAAAGTGCTCTCAAGAGTCAATGATCAACTTGCTCAGTACCCAAGGCCTGATGGCACTTGCCCGGATGCCAAAGTTCAGGCAAACGCTCAGTTGAAAGGTGAGTTCTTCAGACTGTTGGAGagcatttatttaaagtgaTATATTACCTGCTTCTTGTTGGTTACTAGTTTATACAATTGTTTACAGGTTACAAAAACCATTATCAGAATCATTCGTGATAATCACATGAACAGATGGACAGGGCTGTCTTCAAACAGCCTATGTGTAGTATGTATAGAGTTATTTATTGTGTGGGGTTGTATTTATAGTGTAAATTGCTGGAGCTGGTTATTACAATTTAGCTGCACCATTCCTCTTCCTATTCTTCTGgcaattgaaataattttgtttcatcTGATGGCAGCAAGTTTTGTTTGTAATTAGACAGGGTTTATTGAAAACACTATATATTGTATTATCATTCCAAAAGAAAGTATCGTATGAGGTTTGGATTTTCATTCTACTTGTATTTTAGGAACGAGAAAGACAGAAAGTTCGACGATCTTTTTTTGGAGTTACAGTCAAACTTATACTCAGGCTAGAAGGTGACTCAAAGTCCTGACACATTTGTTGAAGAAAAAGTGTCTTACCAATAAGTGGGCTTTGTCATCCAACTATTTATCTGATGTTTTAATCAGCAAAGTCTCCAAAAAACAACCAAAAGCTATTAAAGCTTCGTCAAATAGCTGGAAAATCATTTTGTAGTTCATGACTCatgacataaataatactgctatattcaaatttaacatTAGAAAGGCAAAACAATAGAAGGAACAAAAAAAAGACAGCATTTTATCTCCAAATACAcaacaataatcaaatattataatcacCAAGCAACGCATACGTATAATTAGTGGTTGACCCAACTAAAGGACTTTACTCTTCAAAATAGCAGGCAACAATCTCAGCTTTATTCATTAATCACAATCACGTATAAAACTAGGGGGCTTAGCGATAATCCTACTATGGAATACAGTTACATCTGAAGCAATTCCCCCAAACGGCTGGCTCATGCTTTGTTCTTCCCAGACTCATCCTGAAGAACATGTCGAGACTATATTTCAAAAGCAGCAACTATTTTATGGACAATATCAAAGTAGCGCTAAGGTATTTGCACATATATGCTTAGCGATTCAAGAAAGTTAATGCTATAAGATGGATTTTTTTCCCAATACGTACCTTAATACACACATAAATATAGTGAACATCAGCATTCATTCCTACACTTTCTGTTGAGCCTCCATTTGCATCTAAAGGAATTGGAGTTGTCAGATCCCTGGTCAAATTTGAAGTATTACCAGATTGAAGTTTCCCTGCATGTGATAATGTATATACATATTAAATAGAGCTTTAGCGCTCgaacaaatatttcataatctTAAGTTCATATGAGGTTAGCGAATTAACAATTGAAATAGTTAGTTAAACGAGTATTCAGTATTGATATGAAAAGTAAAGGAAAAGATGCCTCATTTGATTGCCTCACCCCAAACCTTTTAAGATACAAGGAACCTTACTTTCAACATCCACATAAAGCCAAGTGTTTTGCCAAAAGATACTTATAATTCTTCCATTTACCACCCACCCCAAACATACAAGGTACCTtactttcaagtttcaacatCAAGAATCACTAACACAATTGTTTTTTAATGAGGGATTGTGAGGTAATTCTCTGAGGTAAAGTCTCCCTGCATGTGATTGCATGTACTAATGTTACTTCTCtgttattagtaatttattgtGTGTTAAAGCTTATGTGCACACAAGCAGATTTTTTAAAGTAATCGTAAGCATGGAAACTATCCAAGCAACAAAGTTGCCAAAGCTAAAGGTATAAAGTAGAGTGCTTCCAAGCAAGGAAACATTTCAATAACCAAAGTTTAGCAACCATGGTGGTTGAATCTAAAGGAATCAAACCTTAACAGAGATAGAAAGTATGGACCCACATGGGTTTAAAAAACCTGCTGGATAACATATATGACCATTATAAAGTTTTAACAAACCTATCACATGAAGCTTAATAGTCCAAGATAATTCTTTCAATACTGGTAGTCGATAAACTGGCGACCCATACGTAATCTGCAAATATGAAAGAACCTAAATAAAACCTCAAGCAGCTTCCCAATACAACGGGTGGGAAAGAAACGTCGTACAAAAATAtgcttaaaattaaaaagaaatgaaaagataaGAGACGAAAACACTCAAATTGGGTAGATTACCAGAATATATACTCCTTTATCCTTGAGTACCCTATAGTTTGTCATCAACTGCTTCAACTTATTGAAAGAGTGAATTTGATAAAGCAACATGAGAATTAGAAATTACGCAAAGATTTTGAAGTCAATTAATTGTACCTCCAGACCTCCTCAAGCATTTTAGCAGCATTTTGTCGTGAGTTGTGGCCACACTGAacggaaaaaagaaaatcaattctTCATAACTCATAAGACAAGTATGAGAAATGGACATCTAAAAGCAATATAGAAATCTCACCAAAAGAGAGTCCAGTGTCCCTGGAAGAATGCACAAAAAAGCATCAGAAAATACTACAAAGTACAcacattgttttattttgagataCACAAATAATGGCAATAACACTACCTTTATCTATAACAGCAGCAAAAGATCTCGTGTCAAAGGCACTCATATCTCGTACATCCATAACCATATCTGTTCACACATTCATTAAGGAtctagtaataaatttattactaatatcTTGGTTTCTTCTCAAAATCTAGCAACTTGTAgccataaaacataaaatttattgaaaatcatCCCCAGCAAGAAATAATCATAAATGAAAAGATACATTTCAGCATCGGAGTATCCGAGTACTTGGTTTGCATTGCTTCGATCACCACTCTGGAGATATCAACATTGATCACTTCATTGTATCCATCATCAGCCATTTCCTCACTAAAACCTGCAGAGAGGGAGAAAATCAAGGCGCCAATTCCGTTGAATCAATCACGACAAAAACATCGCTTTCGTTGATCAATCAATGTgcaaaaaaagatgaattgaaaataagagagatagggagCAAGGAAATGACCGGAATTGCCGCAGCCGACGACGAGAATGGGGTGGTGGTGGGCGGGGATGTAGAGACGGATGAGGGGGGCGAGGGAGGGGTATTTTTGGTACCAATCGAAGGTGGAGGGATCCTGAGAGTAGCGGTTGTCCCAATACCATGCTTCTCCGTAGGCCTGCGTGCTGGTGGAGCTGCCGGCCGCCGGAGATTTGCCCGCCGTCATTTCCTTAACCAgctaaataatttaatcaatcaGATCACAACAGATGAGATGAGATGAATTTTTACGCGTGACTCAATTTTTCACATAAACTTCcggattataaaattattcaaaacactgattttatatttagttttataaattaggAGTTGATTGAGATAGTGGACCATattattcatttcttaaaatcatgATTGTAGACATAGGAAATCTCATAACATTTCATTTAACTAAAACGTGGAGCTGTCGTAACTCGTAAGTGAGGAGggtttattattatttaatgtcgatataaaatttttaaaaatattttagcatGTCTCATTTTAATAACATTTCATCATCAAATTTTAGATGACATTAACTTTTGCCAATATAACATCATCCGACTCAGTAAACGATCGTTTTTATCCCCACTGTCCAACTTTGAAAGCTAGGATTTGACATTTCATTCAAAGTGAACACAAGTTATAGTTTAATTCATTGATTTTAAACGTTACGAGACTGATTAGAAGTCAatcaaaaattatgatttaaattataattttcccTCTATAAAATTAGAGTCTACGTAAATTTGAtgcattttgaaatttatcatGAATTCAAACGCCAAACGATCAATATACGACATGACagagttcaatattataaaacattgttttgattattaaaaaattaaaacaaatatatactggaaaaaaaagaggaaaataacaaaactcaTACTTGAGcgtaaatttaaaagtaagcGTACAAAATAATGTAGGATAGAAAATCCACCTCGTTCTCTTATGATTTTAACTTGAAAGGAAAAAGGGCAGTCTTGATTATCGATTTGCTTTGTTTCTGGAATTACAGTATTCATGTATACGCATGTATTGCCTACTATCTCTGTATGCATTATTGCAActagaaaacaaaacaaggGAACTTGAAACCTAGGGGTTTACCTTATGTAGTGAGGAGTCTGCTGTGCTCTATTTCTTCTCGCTTCACTTTTGGTGAAACAAGAATTTGGAATATTGGTGAGAATTATGGGATGAAAACGGATTGTAGGGTAAAGTGTGATTGATGTTTACTTGCTGAAACTCTCTTCTCTACTTCTTCTCagatttatgtatatatatgtattggTTGTTGCTCATCTAAATCCTATTTTGCAGGCATAACGGATCCCagattttatgggacaaaaCTGTGAGCATTAAACTAATTGGGCTTCTCCCAAAATTAGTGTAAAAAGGAATTGGGCAAggaaagagagaaaacaaAAGGAATCCTCCCATTAGAAGCTAGGCCCAACTATAATTTCTTTCTCCATCATCGATTtcggggagtgttatattgctaactcaatacttaattgctaactacaactcaataatagccattagatattcaaattaaaggcctagatcattaaccacaaaatgtcaatacgatcaacaaaaacgtcaataaggctataggattaattccaataaaaatcaataggggtattaatgtcaagttagttataactaacttttaaaagaaatcccaaaactttaaattcatataacatatatcaaattaaagataattttataaggattccaacgatatactacatgcatatgttccaacgtcaaaatttgaaaaaaaaatctagaattttcatatttttcgtacacaggactaatgtcaatacagctaagataatatgtcaatataaagcatatacaatgtcaatcctaaatttgtgttgatattctcaaagcattgtgttgatattttcgaaacactatattgacattttcatccaaaaccctaatttggcgtttttttttaatttttttcgatttaattaataaaaacgaaaattacacgtggcaaattgtagaccacacattttttaaaatcatgtggccttaaattagttgtagttagcaattaaatgatgagttagcaatggATCACTCCGCCCTAATTCCATTTGCATCTTTTACAATGTTTGCAAATTCGGAAAAAGAACTTGGCCTCTTGACAAAAAAAGTTGGCTACACATACTACATCCTTTcaagaacaaacaaaaaagaaaaagtatctctcatctcttttctttctatcaaATTAACCCCTAAAAGTAATTTTCCATGCCATTTCTCTCTACATTGTCTATTTATGATGCAAGATATCGTcaatatatagttttattttgtatctCAAAATTGCACGACTACTACCTTTGTAGGAGTCGTGCATGCATTCGATCTTTGCAATTACAATATAATTAACTATCTACTGTTTAATGTATGCATATCACCAGCCTCACCAACTAAGCAACAATACTTGTTGATCCCTCAGATGTTATGGTTATATGGTGTTGGTGTGTGGGAGCGGCGCCGGGGCGGCCCGGCTTCGAGTTATCAACTGAAGAGGGCGCAAC is drawn from Salvia hispanica cultivar TCC Black 2014 chromosome 6, UniMelb_Shisp_WGS_1.0, whole genome shotgun sequence and contains these coding sequences:
- the LOC125196693 gene encoding eEF1A lysine and N-terminal methyltransferase; translation: MTAGKSPAAGSSTSTQAYGEAWYWDNRYSQDPSTFDWYQKYPSLAPLIRLYIPAHHHPILVVGCGNSGFSEEMADDGYNEVINVDISRVVIEAMQTKYSDTPMLKYMVMDVRDMSAFDTRSFAAVIDKGTLDSLLCGHNSRQNAAKMLEEVWRVLKDKGVYILITYGSPVYRLPVLKELSWTIKLHVIGKLQSGNTSNLTRDLTTPIPLDANGGSTESVGMNADVHYIYVCIKDESGKNKA